A single window of Oerskovia paurometabola DNA harbors:
- the yczE gene encoding membrane protein YczE yields the protein MSTNFSPLRRTVQLTLGLFGFSLTMAMLIHSGMGAMPWDVFHQGVALRSGLPLGVVVVASSVVVMLLWIPLRQRPGIGTIANIVVIGATLDPFLLLLQRIDPDPSTAGRVALAVAGVALNGVATAAYLGARLGPGPRDGLMTGLVARTGWPVRRVKTAIEVLVVAIGFALGGTLGWATVLYALGVGPVVQVAARWLAPHLRPAVVPFSPSLPDGEPQPKAA from the coding sequence GTGTCGACGAACTTCAGCCCCCTGCGCCGGACCGTCCAGCTCACTCTCGGACTGTTCGGCTTCTCCCTGACCATGGCCATGCTCATCCACTCGGGCATGGGTGCCATGCCGTGGGACGTCTTCCACCAGGGTGTGGCCCTGCGCTCCGGGCTCCCGCTCGGCGTCGTGGTCGTCGCGTCGAGCGTCGTGGTCATGCTGCTGTGGATCCCGCTGCGCCAGCGCCCGGGCATCGGCACGATCGCCAACATCGTCGTGATCGGGGCGACCCTCGACCCGTTCCTCCTGCTGCTTCAGCGCATCGACCCCGACCCCTCCACGGCCGGACGCGTGGCGCTCGCGGTCGCGGGCGTGGCCCTCAACGGCGTCGCGACCGCCGCGTACCTCGGGGCGCGCCTGGGCCCGGGCCCCCGCGACGGGCTCATGACCGGTCTCGTCGCCCGCACGGGCTGGCCCGTGCGCCGCGTCAAGACCGCGATCGAGGTCCTCGTGGTCGCGATCGGCTTCGCGCTCGGCGGCACGCTGGGTTGGGCGACGGTCCTGTACGCGCTGGGCGTGGGCCCCGTCGTGCAGGTCGCGGCGCGGTGGCTCGCGCCGCACCTGCGCCCGGCGGTCGTCCCGTTCTCGCCGTCGCTGCCCGACGGTGAGCCCCAGCCGAAGGCGGCGTAG
- the yczR gene encoding MocR-like transcription factor YczR: MATSLATSLATSPGVIAPPHPPVHRRLSAPALAALVTGWQSGGPAYAALADAVRGAVLSGTVAPNTRLPSERDLAVALGVSRTTTAAAYAALRERGFVTSRTGVGTVAVLPRPARRAQPQWCGGDAPVPVGVEPPEDLVDLGQAAPAAPPQLHAAYGRALEALPGYLSGRGYEPLGLQPLREAVAQRLTERGTPTTPDQVLVTTGAQHAIATVAQSLLGPRDRVVVQSPTYAHGIEAMVGRGARVVGFPVGAGLPGDGPGFDVALFESTIRAATPRLAYLVPDFHNPTGYSLTSDERAEVRRIALRHRVTVIGDETLTDIALDGPAPEPLAGDGSATSHLLTVGSASKTFWGGLRVGWVRAHPDVVAHLARVRGASDIATSVLEQLAVVELLARRDEVLAERLPLLRSQRDLLRSAVTAAIPSWHVTAPAGGLSLWVDLGRPLAHALAAAAAVRGLVVNPGPSLTPDGAATSRVRLTFAPDAEAIRRAVPRLVAAWEHVTG; the protein is encoded by the coding sequence ATGGCCACCTCGCTCGCCACCTCGCTCGCCACGTCCCCCGGCGTCATCGCCCCGCCACATCCGCCCGTGCACCGCCGCCTGTCCGCTCCCGCGCTCGCGGCGCTCGTGACCGGCTGGCAGTCCGGCGGGCCCGCGTACGCCGCGCTCGCCGACGCCGTCCGCGGCGCGGTCCTGTCCGGCACGGTCGCCCCGAACACGCGGCTGCCGAGCGAGCGCGACCTCGCGGTAGCGCTCGGCGTCTCCCGGACGACCACGGCCGCCGCGTACGCGGCCCTGCGCGAGCGCGGGTTCGTCACGAGCCGCACGGGCGTCGGGACGGTCGCGGTCCTGCCCCGGCCCGCACGCCGCGCCCAGCCGCAGTGGTGCGGCGGCGACGCGCCCGTACCGGTGGGCGTCGAGCCGCCCGAGGACCTCGTCGACCTGGGGCAGGCGGCCCCCGCCGCCCCGCCCCAGCTCCACGCGGCCTACGGTCGCGCGCTCGAAGCGCTCCCCGGCTACCTGTCAGGGCGCGGGTACGAGCCGCTCGGCCTCCAGCCCCTGCGCGAGGCCGTCGCACAGCGGCTCACCGAGCGCGGGACGCCCACGACCCCGGACCAGGTCCTCGTGACCACGGGCGCGCAGCACGCGATCGCGACGGTCGCGCAGTCGCTGCTGGGGCCGCGGGACCGGGTCGTGGTCCAGTCCCCCACGTACGCGCACGGCATCGAGGCGATGGTCGGGCGCGGGGCGCGCGTCGTCGGGTTCCCCGTGGGCGCGGGCCTGCCGGGCGACGGTCCCGGGTTCGACGTCGCGCTGTTCGAGTCGACGATCCGCGCGGCGACCCCGCGCCTGGCGTACCTCGTCCCCGACTTCCACAACCCGACGGGCTACAGCCTCACGTCCGACGAGCGTGCCGAGGTCCGACGGATCGCGCTGCGGCACCGGGTCACGGTGATCGGCGACGAGACGCTCACCGACATCGCGCTCGACGGCCCCGCGCCCGAGCCGCTCGCGGGCGACGGGTCCGCGACGAGCCACCTGCTCACCGTGGGGTCGGCGTCCAAGACGTTCTGGGGCGGCCTGCGCGTGGGCTGGGTCCGCGCGCACCCCGACGTCGTCGCGCACCTCGCGCGCGTCCGTGGCGCGAGCGACATCGCGACGTCGGTCCTCGAGCAGCTCGCGGTCGTCGAGCTGCTCGCCCGACGCGACGAGGTCCTCGCCGAGAGGCTCCCCCTGCTGCGCTCGCAGCGCGACCTCCTGCGCTCGGCGGTCACCGCCGCGATCCCGTCGTGGCACGTGACCGCGCCCGCCGGCGGGCTCTCGCTGTGGGTCGACCTGGGGCGCCCGCTCGCGCACGCCCTCGCCGCGGCCGCGGCGGTGCGGGGCCTCGTCGTCAACCCGGGCCCGTCCCTCACTCCCGACGGCGCCGCGACCTCCCGCGTCCGGCTCACCTTCGCGCCCGACGCCGAGGCGATCCGCCGGGCCGTCCCGCGGCTGGTGGCGGCCTGGGAGCACGTGACGGGCTAG
- a CDS encoding siderophore-interacting protein: MASPCFPARVVTATRITPHMVRVHLEVVGDWRWTTDGQGDERIDLAFPSPGQTVAEIDFFNQDDYGVVPVEGTEPPWRHYTARRVHDEGRTIVIDLAVHPGGLASDWAERAEPGHVLGVFAGGDSRSYYDAPADAEWRLLVADPTGLPGLGRIVEELPAGAVAHAVVEVPTLEDRQELETCGDVTYTWLVTPQGARPGAALVEAVRALPVLETPGYAWVACESAASRDIRRTLRSAWGMPRDRHQVVGYWTAGKVNVRADRDAEDAHDHDHDHDHEDRLEAAHQH, from the coding sequence ATGGCTTCCCCCTGCTTCCCGGCCCGCGTCGTCACGGCGACGCGCATCACGCCGCACATGGTCCGTGTCCACCTCGAGGTCGTCGGTGACTGGAGGTGGACGACCGACGGTCAGGGCGACGAGCGCATCGACCTCGCCTTCCCGTCCCCCGGTCAGACGGTCGCGGAGATCGACTTCTTCAACCAGGACGACTACGGGGTCGTGCCCGTCGAGGGCACCGAGCCGCCGTGGCGCCACTACACGGCCCGCCGGGTCCACGACGAGGGCCGCACGATCGTGATCGACCTCGCCGTGCACCCGGGCGGCCTCGCGTCGGACTGGGCCGAGCGCGCCGAGCCGGGCCACGTCCTCGGCGTGTTCGCGGGCGGCGATTCGCGCAGCTACTACGACGCCCCCGCCGATGCCGAGTGGCGCCTGCTCGTCGCCGACCCGACCGGTCTGCCCGGGCTCGGGCGCATCGTCGAGGAGCTCCCGGCCGGGGCCGTCGCGCACGCGGTCGTCGAGGTCCCCACGCTCGAGGACCGCCAGGAGCTCGAGACCTGTGGCGACGTGACGTACACGTGGCTCGTGACCCCCCAGGGCGCGCGCCCGGGTGCGGCGCTCGTCGAGGCCGTGCGCGCCCTGCCCGTCCTGGAGACCCCCGGCTACGCGTGGGTCGCCTGCGAGAGCGCCGCGAGCCGCGACATCCGCCGCACGCTCCGATCCGCGTGGGGCATGCCGCGCGACCGGCACCAGGTCGTCGGGTACTGGACCGCAGGGAAGGTCAACGTCCGCGCGGACCGTGACGCCGAGGACGCGCACGACCACGACCACGACCACGACCACGAGGATCGTCTCGAGGCGGCCCACCAGCACTAG
- a CDS encoding 2-phosphosulfolactate phosphatase: MDDVVFGQGSSRIRFDWGLTGARALRGAVPPGDAGFLAVVVDVLSFTTSVSVAVDRGVEVFPFPWRDERAADHAARHQATLARARSERDVSLSPASLRDAPGLARVVLPSPNGSTISLSLAEAGGAVVAACLRNAAAVGAYVRRYLDEDPGRAVAVVAGGERWPDGSLRPAVEDLWGAGAVIAAIVGHDDVLSPEAEVAATAFRSACVGPDGRDGPAALRYRLRRCVSGRELADQGFGADVEIAAELDGSDVVPLLVDGRFVGHRAGEPR; this comes from the coding sequence GTGGACGACGTCGTGTTCGGTCAGGGGAGCTCGCGCATCCGCTTCGACTGGGGGCTCACGGGGGCACGCGCCCTGCGCGGGGCTGTTCCGCCTGGGGACGCGGGGTTCCTGGCCGTCGTGGTCGACGTGCTGTCGTTCACGACCTCCGTCAGCGTCGCCGTCGACCGAGGTGTCGAGGTCTTTCCCTTCCCGTGGCGTGACGAACGTGCGGCAGACCACGCCGCGCGGCACCAGGCGACGCTCGCGCGCGCCCGGTCCGAGCGCGACGTGAGCCTGTCCCCGGCGTCCCTGCGTGATGCCCCCGGTCTCGCTCGGGTGGTGCTTCCCTCGCCCAACGGGTCGACGATCTCGCTCTCGCTCGCCGAGGCCGGTGGGGCCGTGGTCGCGGCCTGCCTCCGCAACGCCGCGGCCGTCGGCGCGTACGTCAGGAGGTACCTCGACGAGGATCCGGGACGCGCCGTCGCGGTCGTGGCAGGTGGCGAACGGTGGCCGGATGGATCGCTGCGCCCGGCGGTCGAGGACCTCTGGGGAGCAGGCGCGGTCATCGCCGCGATCGTGGGCCACGACGACGTCCTGTCGCCTGAGGCGGAGGTTGCGGCGACGGCGTTCCGGTCGGCGTGCGTCGGGCCTGACGGCCGTGACGGACCCGCTGCGCTGCGTTACCGGCTCCGGCGCTGCGTGAGCGGGCGCGAGCTCGCCGACCAGGGGTTCGGGGCGGACGTCGAGATCGCGGCGGAGCTCGACGGCTCGGACGTGGTGCCTCTGCTCGTGGACGGTCGTTTCGTGGGGCACCGGGCAGGCGAGCCGCGCTGA